The following is a genomic window from Streptomyces chrestomyceticus JCM 4735.
GCGCGCAGCCGCTCCAGGTCGATGGTGCCGCGCGGGAAGGCGAAGAACAGCGGTACGACATCGGGCCGGCCGCCGGGCGCCAGCCGCCGGGCGAGCAGGAACCGGCGCTGCGCACCGGTGACGGGCAGCAGCGCCGCCGGGTCGCTCACCCCGGCGGCGGCCTTCTCGTAGCGGGCGAGGTACTGCTCCGTGATGTTGCCGGTGACCCGGCGGACACCGGCGCCGGTGGTGAAGCGGGTACGGACGCCGGTGCCGGCCGGCTGGCCGGTGCTGATACCGGCTGTCGTGCTGGGGTCCACGATGACCTCCTTCGCGCCGCCGCGGACGGGGCGTTGCGTACGAGACGTGTAAGGCGTACGAGACAGAGCGGACACGTACGAGACGTATGGGCCGCGTGTGACGTACGAGATGAACGAGCGGTGTGCGGCGTGCGGGCGCAGCCGCGCACGCGGGAACCACGCGGGGCACGGCGGCCGGACCACAGGCTCCGGCCCACCGGCCGGCTGACCCACGTCGGCGGGTGGGTCAGCCGGCCGCTCCGGGCGCATCAACTGCCTCGGAGGCCGCTCCGGTTCCCGTTCCGTGTGCCGCCTCTCCGGCGGCCGGCAGGTCCCTCAGCTTGCGCAGGGGGGAGAGCAGCAGGGGGATCGGTACGAGCAGGAAGCCGATCGCGCACACCCATACGGCGGCCCGGGGCCCGGCCGCTCCGGCGATGGAACCACCGGCCAGCGCGCCGAGCGGCATGGTCCCCCAGACCATGAACCGCAGCGTGGCGTTCATCCGGCCCAGCAGCGCGTCGGGGCAGAGCAGTTGCCGGAAGCTCACCTGGGCCACGTTGTAGACGACCGCGCCGAAGAAGACGGCGCCCGAGCCGAGCGCGAACCATCCGGCGGCGGCGCCGTGCCCGGACAGTGGCCACAGCAGGGCGAACGGCCCGGTGACCAGGGGCGCGAGCCAGATGATGCGGGCCTGCCCCAGCCGCCGGGCGACCGTCCCGGCGCACAGTGCCCCGGTCAGACCGCCGACGGCGGAGGCGGACAGCATCAGCCCCAGCACGCCGGGCGGCAGGCCCAGTTCGCGGGTCAGGAACACGGTCTGTACGGCGACGAGCATCGCCGAGAAGAAGTTCGCCACCCCGGTCGTCAGCGCGATCATGCGCAGCACGGGGTGCCGCAGCACGAAGGCCAGGCCCTCCTTGACCTGCGCCGACAGCGACACACCCGGCGTGACCTCGGGCTCCGGCTCCCGGACGCGGATGCCGCGCAGGAACAGCGCGGACGCGAGGTATCCGGCCGCGTTGGCCAGTACGGCCACCGGCGGCCCGAGCAGTTGGACGATGCCGCCACCTAGTCCGGGCCCGGCCACCTGCGCCGCTGAACGCGCGGTCTCCAGCGCCCCGTTGCCGGCCACCAGTTGCGGACCGGGCAGTACCCTCGGCAGGTAGCTCTGGTGGGCGACGTCGAAGAACACGGTGGCGACGCCGGTGACGAAGGCCACCACGTACAACTGGGCCATCGTCAGGGCGCCGCACGCCGCGGCGAGCGGCACACTGCCCATCGCCATCGCGCGCACCACATCCGTACGGATCAGCAGCGGCAGCCGCCGGACCCGGTCCACCCAGGCGCCCGCCGGCAGCCCGATGAGCAGGAACGCGGCGGTCTCGGCCGCGGTGAGCAGGCCCACTTCGAAAGCCGAGGCGTGCAGCCCGACGACGGCCACCAGGGGCAGGGCCACGAGGGCCACTTGGGTGCCTGCCTGGCTGGCCGCGGCTCCGGCGAGCAGCAGCCGGAAGTCGCGATGGCGGAGGAGCCCGTCACCGGCGCGGCTGCCGGAGGCTCGTGAGGTGGTCACATGGCTGACATTTGGTGATGAAGAGGGGGCGGGTCAAAACGACCGTAGGGTTTCCGGACAGCTTGATCCGCATTCCGGACGCTGTGCGAATGTTTTGTCGTAAACCGTCCGTTCTCTCCGGTCCACCCTGCCCTGAGGTGACCTGCTACATCCTCACCAAACGTTCACCCGGCGACCATTTTTTCGGCCGTCGAGCGAATGTCCGGTTAGTGCGGCTGGGTGTGTTCAGGATTCGTATGGACTGCTGACGGGCCGGGCGAAATGTGTTACGAGCCGTGAACCCAGCGTGGTCGCTGGCTCTCGGCCTCCGGCTCCGGCACCCGGCGGTCCACCTCCAGGGCCCGGCAGACAGGTCCCGTGCCGTGCCCGGAACGCCCCCGCCGCCTGCCCGTCCCGGGCCGTACGGTCAGGCCCAGCCGGCACCGGTCCAAGTACTCCGTGATCTGCTCGTCGTCCCACCCGCCCGCCTCCCGCAGCCCCGACGACAGATGCGCCAGATAGGCGTCGGTCGGCTGCGTGCGCGGGACCTCGCCCGCGCCCCACGGCGCCGTGAAGGTGAGCAGCGGCAGCCCGTCCAGCGCGCCGGGATGCACCAGCGTCTCGTAACGGCCGGGGCCGAACTGCGCCCGTCCCCGGTCCAGTACTTCCGCCAGGTCCAGGTCCGCCGCCGGGACCCGGTGCATCTCCTGTGCGGCGATGTCGGAGAACTGGCCCCGCGTCACCAGGTGGGCACGGGCCCACACCTCGCCCGGCCCGTCCGGGTCGTAGAACGCCACGCCGCCCGTCCAGTTCAGTGACTCCAGCGCGAAGTACATGGTGCCCGGCAGCACGACCGGCACGGAACGGGCGGGCGGCCGGGGATCACGGCATCCCGGACACGTCCGCAGACCGCCCGGCGGGCGGCCGCCCGTCAGGTAGTGGCGCAGCCGTGCGCCGTGCATGTTGGAGCCGTACGACACGTACCAGACGTGCACCGCATCTTCCCTTCGCCGACGCGCCGCCCGAGCCGGACGGCCTCAGGGCCGGGACGGATGTCAAGCCGTACATCCGGCCACAAACCAGGTCGTAAGCCATGGTGCGCCCGTCAATATCACAGATCGCCGAGCGAATCCTGCGGTTTGGTAAAGAAATGGAAGTGAGCCCTGTTCACAGAGGGGTGGCAGGAGACAGGATCCCCGTGCAGCTCTGTGAATCACCGTCGCTCGCGCGGCGCTTTGTACAGGGGGACCCCCACATGAGACGAACAACGGCGCTCGGCGCCGCCGGAGCCCTGGTGACCGGCACGCTCATAGCCGGAGCGATATCCGCCACGCCCGCCGGCGCGGACCAGCGGCACCACCGCGGCTCGGCCGAGGACCGCGGCGTGCGGGCCGCCGCCGCCCGCGCGGCCGCACAGGGTATCGACTGGCAGGCATGCCCGGCCGACTGGGGCCTGAAGGCCCCCATCCAGTGCGGCTACGTGACCGTCCCGGTCGACTACGCCGAGCCCGACGGCCGCACCATCAAGATCGCCGTGGACCGGATCGGCAACACCGGCGGCAAGAGCGAGCGCCAGGGCTCCCTCCTCTACAACCCCGGCGGGCCCGGCGGCTCGGGCATGAAGTTCCCGACCCGCGTCACCGGCAAGAACGCGGTGTGGGCGAAGACCGCGAAGGCGTACGACTTCGTCGGCTTCGACCCGCGCGGCGTCGGCCACTCCGCCCCGGTCTCCTGCGCCGACTCGCAGGAGTTCGTCAAGGCGCCCAAGGCCGACCCGGTGCCGGACAGCGAGGCCGACAAGCGTGCCCAGCGCAAGCTGGCCGAGGAGTACGCACAGGGCTGCAAGGAGCGCGGTGGCGCCCTGCTGCCGCACCTGACGACGCCGAACACGGCCCGGGACATGGATGTCGTCCGGGCCGCTCTCGGCGAGAAGAAGCTCAACTACCTGGGCGTCTCCTACGGCACCTACCTCGGTGCCGTGTACGCCACGCTCTTCCCGGACCACGTCCGCCGGATGCTCGTCGACTCGGTCGTCGACCCGTCGCGCGAGAAGGTCTGGTACCAGGCCAACCTCGACCAGGACCTCGCCTTCGAGACGCGCTGGAGCGACTGGAAGAAGTGGGTCGCCCAGCACGACGCCGTCTACCACATCGGCACCACCGAGGCCGAGGTCCAGGCGAAGTGGGAGCAACTGCGCGCCACCGCCAAGAAGAACCCGATCGGTGGCGTCGTCGGACCGGCCGAGCTGACCAGCTTCTTCCAGAACGCGCCCTACTACGACTCCGCGTGGGCCTCGACCGCCCAGGTGTGGAGCGCGTACCTGTCGGGCGACGCGAAGCCGTTGATCCAGAACGCGGGCCCGGACCTGGGCGACAAGGCGGGTAACGCCGCCGCCGAGAACAGCAACGCGGTCTACACGGCCGTCGAGTGCAACGACGCCAAGTGGCCAACCAACTGGCGCAAGTGGGACCGGGACAACACCCGTACCCACGCGAAGGCCCCCTTCATGACCTGGGCCAACGCCTGGATGAACCTGCCCTGCGCCACCTGGCCGGAGAAGCAGCGGACTCCGGTCAAGGTGCGGACCGGCAAGGGCCTGCCCAGCGTCCTGATCGTGCAGAGCACCCGGGACGCGGCGACTCCGTACGGCGGTGCCGTCGAGCTGCACCGGCGCCTCAAGGGCTCGCGCCTGATCACCGAGCAGGGCGCCGGCTCGCACGGCGTCGCCG
Proteins encoded in this region:
- a CDS encoding MFS transporter; translated protein: MTTSRASGSRAGDGLLRHRDFRLLLAGAAASQAGTQVALVALPLVAVVGLHASAFEVGLLTAAETAAFLLIGLPAGAWVDRVRRLPLLIRTDVVRAMAMGSVPLAAACGALTMAQLYVVAFVTGVATVFFDVAHQSYLPRVLPGPQLVAGNGALETARSAAQVAGPGLGGGIVQLLGPPVAVLANAAGYLASALFLRGIRVREPEPEVTPGVSLSAQVKEGLAFVLRHPVLRMIALTTGVANFFSAMLVAVQTVFLTRELGLPPGVLGLMLSASAVGGLTGALCAGTVARRLGQARIIWLAPLVTGPFALLWPLSGHGAAAGWFALGSGAVFFGAVVYNVAQVSFRQLLCPDALLGRMNATLRFMVWGTMPLGALAGGSIAGAAGPRAAVWVCAIGFLLVPIPLLLSPLRKLRDLPAAGEAAHGTGTGAASEAVDAPGAAG
- a CDS encoding histone deacetylase, whose amino-acid sequence is MHVWYVSYGSNMHGARLRHYLTGGRPPGGLRTCPGCRDPRPPARSVPVVLPGTMYFALESLNWTGGVAFYDPDGPGEVWARAHLVTRGQFSDIAAQEMHRVPAADLDLAEVLDRGRAQFGPGRYETLVHPGALDGLPLLTFTAPWGAGEVPRTQPTDAYLAHLSSGLREAGGWDDEQITEYLDRCRLGLTVRPGTGRRRGRSGHGTGPVCRALEVDRRVPEPEAESQRPRWVHGS
- a CDS encoding alpha/beta hydrolase, coding for MRRTTALGAAGALVTGTLIAGAISATPAGADQRHHRGSAEDRGVRAAAARAAAQGIDWQACPADWGLKAPIQCGYVTVPVDYAEPDGRTIKIAVDRIGNTGGKSERQGSLLYNPGGPGGSGMKFPTRVTGKNAVWAKTAKAYDFVGFDPRGVGHSAPVSCADSQEFVKAPKADPVPDSEADKRAQRKLAEEYAQGCKERGGALLPHLTTPNTARDMDVVRAALGEKKLNYLGVSYGTYLGAVYATLFPDHVRRMLVDSVVDPSREKVWYQANLDQDLAFETRWSDWKKWVAQHDAVYHIGTTEAEVQAKWEQLRATAKKNPIGGVVGPAELTSFFQNAPYYDSAWASTAQVWSAYLSGDAKPLIQNAGPDLGDKAGNAAAENSNAVYTAVECNDAKWPTNWRKWDRDNTRTHAKAPFMTWANAWMNLPCATWPEKQRTPVKVRTGKGLPSVLIVQSTRDAATPYGGAVELHRRLKGSRLITEQGAGSHGVAGLVNPCINDRVDTYFLTGKTDAKDVTCAPHATPEPGKA